In Desulfarculaceae bacterium, the following are encoded in one genomic region:
- the larC gene encoding nickel pincer cofactor biosynthesis protein LarC produces the protein MMGKLLYVDACGGASGDMLAGGLIGLGWPVEELAGHLKAMGLEQVEVSAATAEHLGILANRLEVKAPHEHHHRHLSHILKLLARLPENIGGPAAKVFRRLAEAEARVHGTTPEEVHFHEVGAADAIADVVAFCAGLVWLGSPRIVCSPLPMGSGTVKAAHGVLPLPAPAVLNLLEGLPVYPSPIKGETVTPTGAAILSALAHEFGPPPAMSLAKTGIGGGTRPSGELPNILRLWLGREDAAGSGDRIVEIVAHLDDMNPEDLPLVIARLMQAGALDAAAAPLIMKKGRLGFSLSVMSPPELAEELAALVLEQTTSLGVRLRPVERRTLPREVITVDSPWGPAKVKRAWVGGAWRVHPEADEVGRIALETGLPPAQIRARLAALAEEHGS, from the coding sequence GTGATGGGCAAGCTGCTCTACGTGGACGCCTGCGGCGGGGCCTCGGGCGACATGCTGGCCGGAGGGCTCATCGGCCTGGGCTGGCCGGTGGAAGAGCTGGCCGGGCACCTAAAAGCCATGGGCCTGGAGCAGGTGGAGGTCTCCGCCGCCACGGCCGAGCACCTGGGCATCCTGGCCAACCGCCTGGAGGTCAAGGCCCCGCACGAGCATCACCACCGCCACCTGAGCCACATCCTGAAGCTCTTGGCGCGCCTGCCCGAGAACATCGGCGGCCCGGCGGCCAAGGTGTTCCGCCGCCTGGCCGAGGCCGAGGCTCGGGTGCACGGCACCACCCCCGAGGAGGTGCATTTCCACGAGGTGGGCGCGGCCGACGCCATCGCCGATGTGGTGGCTTTTTGCGCGGGCCTGGTCTGGCTGGGCTCGCCGCGCATCGTCTGCTCGCCCCTGCCCATGGGCTCGGGCACGGTGAAGGCGGCCCACGGCGTATTGCCCCTGCCCGCCCCGGCGGTGCTCAATTTGCTTGAAGGCCTGCCGGTGTATCCCTCGCCCATCAAGGGCGAGACGGTAACCCCCACCGGCGCGGCGATCCTCAGCGCCCTGGCCCACGAGTTCGGCCCGCCCCCGGCCATGAGCCTGGCCAAGACCGGCATCGGCGGGGGCACCCGCCCCAGCGGCGAGCTGCCCAACATCCTGCGCCTGTGGCTGGGCCGGGAGGACGCGGCCGGGTCCGGCGACCGCATCGTGGAGATCGTGGCCCATTTGGACGACATGAACCCCGAGGACCTGCCCCTGGTCATCGCCCGGCTGATGCAGGCCGGGGCCCTTGACGCGGCCGCCGCGCCGTTGATCATGAAAAAGGGCCGCTTGGGCTTCAGCCTGAGCGTGATGAGCCCGCCCGAGCTGGCCGAGGAGCTGGCCGCCCTGGTGCTGGAGCAGACCACCAGCCTGGGGGTGCGCCTCAGGCCCGTGGAGCGGCGCACCCTGCCCCGGGAGGTGATCACCGTGGACAGCCCCTGGGGCCCGGCCAAGGTGAAGCGGGCCTGGGTGGGCGGGGCCTGGCGGGTGCACCCCGAGGCCGACGAGGTGGGGCGCATCGCTCTGGAGACCGGCCTGCCTCCGGCCCAAATCCGGGCCCGCCTGGCCGCCCTCGCCGAGGAGCATGGCTCCTAA
- the lon gene encoding endopeptidase La encodes MVRKKKDEEQAVPVEPFEEQELPDSMPLLPVRDVVVFPYMILPLFVARENSVAAVEAAMAEDQHVFLATQRDQNVEYPLPEDLYEVGTVGVIMRQLKMPDGRLKVLVQGLARARIDLWEQEQPYFRVSLQTLPDPVEEKPGPESEALMRSAREASEKILALRGLLTSDVQAILGSVDEPGRLADLVASNMRLETKAAQGILEESDPVMRLTKVHEHLGTELEVSTLQAKIQSEAQEEMSRGQKEYYLREQLRAIRRELGDENDRARELGELRQSLEKKRLPAEVREEALKQLSRMEQMQPESAEASIIRTYLDWILDLPWSSGSKDRLDVKKAAKILDEDHFDLEKVKERILEYLAVRKLNPKMKGPILCFIGPPGVGKTSLGRSIARALGRKFVRISLGGVRDEAEIRGHRRTYIGALPGRIIQGLKSAGTNNPVFMIDEVDKVGSDYRGDPTSALLEVLDPEQNNAFSDHYLNLPFDLSKVMFITTANVEDTIPDALWDRMEVIELSGYTEEDKVTIAQGFLIPRQLKENGLKPEQISLSPAALLEIIRSYTREAGLRNLEREIGSVCRKAARKVAEGGEGPYKVTAQNLHRYLGVPKFLPEEERGEGEVGVATGLAWTSAGGEVLRVEVSAVEGKGSLTITGSLGEVMRESAQAALSYARSRAKELGLKKGWYDDMDLHVHVPSGAIPKDGPSAGVTLATAIISALTGVPVREDVAMTGEVTLTGKVLPIGGLKEKALAAQRSGLARVLVPEKNQKEMSEIPAKVRRKLKITPVGHMDQLLPLVLSEWPIAKPAKKKAAPKKAAKPAPKKAAPKAPAKKKAKK; translated from the coding sequence ATGGTGCGCAAGAAAAAAGATGAGGAGCAGGCCGTTCCGGTCGAGCCGTTCGAGGAGCAGGAACTGCCCGACAGCATGCCCCTGCTTCCCGTGCGGGACGTGGTGGTCTTCCCCTACATGATCCTGCCCCTGTTCGTGGCCCGCGAGAACTCGGTGGCCGCCGTGGAAGCGGCCATGGCCGAGGACCAGCACGTGTTCCTGGCCACCCAGCGCGACCAGAACGTGGAGTATCCCCTGCCCGAGGACCTCTACGAGGTGGGCACGGTCGGGGTGATCATGCGCCAGCTCAAGATGCCCGATGGCAGGCTCAAGGTGCTGGTGCAGGGCCTGGCCCGGGCGCGCATCGACCTCTGGGAGCAGGAGCAGCCCTACTTCCGGGTGAGCCTGCAAACCTTGCCCGACCCGGTGGAGGAAAAGCCCGGCCCCGAGTCCGAGGCCCTGATGCGCTCGGCCCGCGAGGCCTCCGAGAAGATCTTGGCCCTGCGCGGCCTGTTGACCAGCGACGTGCAGGCCATTCTGGGCTCGGTGGACGAGCCCGGCCGCCTGGCCGACCTGGTGGCCTCCAACATGCGCCTGGAGACCAAGGCGGCCCAGGGCATCCTGGAGGAGAGCGACCCGGTGATGCGCCTGACCAAGGTGCACGAGCACCTGGGCACCGAGCTGGAGGTTTCCACCCTTCAGGCCAAGATACAGTCCGAGGCCCAGGAAGAGATGAGCCGGGGTCAGAAGGAGTATTACCTGCGCGAGCAGCTCCGGGCCATCCGCCGCGAGCTGGGCGACGAGAACGACCGCGCCCGCGAGCTGGGCGAGCTGCGCCAGAGCCTGGAGAAAAAGCGCCTGCCCGCCGAGGTGCGCGAGGAGGCGCTGAAGCAGCTGAGCCGCATGGAGCAGATGCAGCCCGAGAGCGCCGAGGCCTCCATCATCCGCACCTACCTGGACTGGATTCTGGACCTGCCCTGGTCCAGCGGCAGCAAGGACCGCCTGGACGTGAAAAAGGCGGCCAAGATTCTGGACGAGGACCACTTCGACCTGGAGAAGGTCAAGGAGCGCATCCTGGAGTATTTGGCGGTCAGGAAGCTCAACCCCAAGATGAAAGGGCCGATCCTGTGCTTCATCGGCCCACCGGGGGTGGGCAAGACCTCCCTGGGCCGCTCCATCGCCCGGGCCCTGGGGCGCAAGTTCGTGCGCATCTCCCTGGGCGGGGTGCGCGACGAGGCCGAGATTAGGGGCCACCGCCGCACCTACATCGGAGCCCTGCCCGGCCGCATTATCCAGGGGCTCAAGAGCGCGGGCACCAACAACCCGGTGTTCATGATCGATGAGGTGGACAAGGTGGGCTCCGATTACCGGGGCGACCCCACCAGCGCGCTTCTGGAGGTCCTGGACCCGGAGCAGAACAACGCCTTCTCGGATCACTACCTGAACCTGCCTTTCGACCTTTCCAAAGTGATGTTCATCACCACGGCCAACGTGGAAGACACCATCCCCGACGCCCTGTGGGACCGCATGGAGGTGATCGAGCTCTCGGGCTACACCGAGGAAGACAAGGTGACCATTGCCCAGGGCTTTTTGATCCCCCGCCAGCTCAAGGAGAACGGCCTCAAGCCCGAGCAGATATCGCTGAGCCCGGCGGCGTTGTTGGAGATCATCCGCTCCTACACCCGCGAGGCGGGGCTTCGGAACCTGGAGCGCGAGATCGGCTCGGTGTGCCGCAAGGCGGCCCGCAAGGTGGCCGAGGGCGGCGAGGGCCCCTACAAGGTCACCGCCCAGAACCTGCACCGCTACCTCGGCGTGCCCAAGTTCCTGCCCGAGGAGGAGCGGGGCGAGGGCGAGGTGGGGGTGGCCACTGGCCTGGCCTGGACCTCGGCGGGCGGCGAGGTGCTGCGGGTGGAGGTGAGCGCGGTGGAGGGCAAGGGCAGCCTGACCATCACCGGCTCCCTGGGCGAGGTGATGCGCGAGTCGGCCCAGGCGGCCCTGTCCTATGCCCGCTCCCGGGCCAAGGAGCTGGGGCTTAAAAAAGGCTGGTACGACGACATGGACCTGCACGTGCACGTGCCTTCCGGCGCCATCCCCAAGGACGGCCCCAGCGCGGGGGTCACCCTGGCCACGGCCATCATCAGCGCCCTGACCGGGGTGCCGGTGCGCGAGGACGTGGCCATGACCGGCGAGGTGACCCTCACCGGCAAGGTGCTGCCCATCGGCGGGCTCAAGGAAAAGGCCCTGGCCGCCCAGCGCTCGGGCCTGGCCCGCGTGTTGGTGCCCGAGAAGAACCAGAAGGAGATGAGCGAGATACCGGCCAAGGTGCGCCGCAAGCTCAAGATCACCCCGGTGGGGCACATGGATCAGCTTTTGCCCCTGGTGCTCTCGGAGTGGCCCATCGCCAAGCCGGCCAAGAAAAAGGCCGCGCCCAAGAAGGCGGCCAAGCCGGCCCCCAAGAAGGCGGCCCCCAAGGCCCCGGCCAAGAAGAAAGCCAAGAAGTGA
- a CDS encoding PAS domain S-box protein — MPGENKAPMRLRTILMILSLLALVSTAVGGLYYYYSLQDSALVLARRRAAGQTEVLTNQISSFLSQNQKPARALASLGEMRRALADPNEARLEAANQVLDRFQKALDVDVCYLLNAQGLTIASSNRNSLDSFVGHNFSFRPYFKQAMAGHPAKYLALGTTSKKRGAYYSSPVWGPGGLPWGVAVIKAPIGLLETSMEQGDMDATLLVGPHDVIFSSSRPEWVNKTLWPSSLEHWEAIARTRQFGDGPWPWSGIRRTGEHKVTDQRGEEYLYYTRPVANFPGWQVYYFTDLSMVTQWAFKPYVQTTGVVVLGLCIFAGLGVYFLYRKASQEINRRRSAELELRRSEERYRRLYHKTPALLHSIDINGRLVNVSDYWAEAMGYNDQEVIGRRLTDFLTPESRRHAQSEVLPRFFRTGSAKDISYQFVKKNGEVVDVLLSAIAERDDEGRIVNSLAVLVDVTTLKHTEEELRQAQEKLSEYSRDLERQVRQRTREITSFMKYAPAVVYMKDAEGRYIMVNSRFEELFGLSMEEAWGNTVTELFPPEIAGRFRRYDQMVVRGKQPVQAEERIPQESGVSTYLSVRFPIINESGEVSRVCGIMLNITDLKKAQERLRLLSGSIMESQEKERRAIARELHDELGQVLTALRIDAVWLRQRLSEADPKAGARADTMCALIDQTISEVRGIATRLRPPALEDLGLADALEWHTSDFEKRTGIACVFSSNGLPEVEDPLAIATYRVAQEALTNVARHSGATDVEVELASHEGLLELTVRDNGDGFSVELLSEGEELGIAGMRERAALAGGSLSIKSAPGAGTEVRLVLPLKPGLGESL, encoded by the coding sequence TTGCCTGGCGAGAACAAAGCCCCCATGCGCCTGCGCACCATATTGATGATCCTGTCGCTGCTGGCCCTGGTGTCCACGGCGGTGGGCGGGCTCTATTACTACTACTCTCTGCAAGACTCGGCCCTGGTCCTGGCGCGGCGCCGGGCGGCCGGACAGACCGAGGTGCTCACCAACCAGATTTCCTCTTTCCTTTCGCAAAACCAGAAGCCGGCCCGGGCCCTGGCCAGCCTGGGCGAGATGCGCCGCGCCCTGGCCGACCCCAACGAGGCCAGGCTGGAGGCGGCCAACCAGGTGCTGGACCGCTTCCAAAAGGCCTTGGACGTGGACGTGTGCTATCTGCTCAACGCCCAGGGCCTGACCATCGCCAGCTCCAACCGCAACTCCCTGGACAGCTTCGTGGGGCACAACTTCTCCTTCCGCCCCTACTTCAAGCAGGCCATGGCCGGCCACCCGGCCAAGTACCTGGCCCTGGGCACCACCAGCAAGAAGCGCGGCGCCTACTACTCCAGCCCGGTGTGGGGCCCCGGCGGCCTGCCCTGGGGCGTGGCGGTGATCAAGGCGCCCATCGGCCTGCTGGAGACCAGCATGGAGCAGGGCGACATGGACGCCACCCTCCTGGTGGGGCCGCATGACGTCATCTTCTCGTCCTCCCGCCCGGAGTGGGTCAACAAGACCCTGTGGCCCAGCAGCCTGGAGCACTGGGAGGCCATCGCCCGCACCCGGCAGTTCGGCGACGGGCCCTGGCCCTGGAGCGGCATCCGCCGCACCGGCGAGCACAAGGTGACCGACCAGCGGGGCGAGGAATACCTCTACTACACCCGGCCGGTGGCCAACTTCCCGGGCTGGCAGGTCTACTACTTCACCGATCTGTCCATGGTGACCCAGTGGGCCTTCAAGCCCTACGTGCAGACCACCGGGGTGGTGGTGCTGGGCTTGTGCATCTTCGCGGGCCTGGGGGTGTATTTCCTCTACCGCAAGGCCTCCCAGGAGATAAACCGCCGCCGCAGCGCCGAGTTGGAGCTGAGGCGCAGCGAGGAGCGCTACCGCCGCCTCTACCACAAGACCCCGGCCCTGCTGCACTCCATCGACATCAATGGCCGCCTGGTCAACGTGAGCGACTACTGGGCCGAGGCCATGGGCTACAACGACCAGGAGGTCATCGGCCGCCGCCTCACCGACTTCCTCACCCCGGAGAGCCGCCGCCACGCCCAGAGCGAGGTGCTGCCCCGCTTCTTCCGCACCGGCAGCGCCAAGGACATCTCCTACCAGTTCGTCAAGAAAAACGGCGAAGTGGTGGACGTGCTCTTGTCGGCCATTGCCGAGCGCGACGACGAGGGGCGCATCGTCAACTCCCTGGCCGTGCTGGTGGACGTGACCACTCTCAAGCACACCGAGGAAGAGCTCAGGCAAGCCCAGGAGAAGCTGAGCGAATACTCCCGCGACCTGGAGCGCCAGGTGCGCCAGCGCACCCGGGAGATCACCAGCTTCATGAAGTACGCGCCCGCGGTGGTCTACATGAAGGACGCCGAGGGGCGCTACATCATGGTCAACTCCCGCTTCGAGGAGCTGTTCGGCCTGAGCATGGAGGAGGCCTGGGGCAACACGGTGACCGAGCTGTTCCCCCCGGAGATCGCGGGGCGCTTCCGGCGCTACGACCAGATGGTGGTGCGCGGCAAACAGCCGGTGCAGGCCGAGGAGCGCATCCCCCAGGAGAGCGGGGTGAGCACCTACCTCTCGGTGCGCTTCCCCATCATCAACGAGAGCGGCGAGGTGAGCCGGGTCTGCGGCATCATGCTCAACATCACGGACCTCAAAAAGGCCCAGGAGAGGCTGCGCCTGCTCTCGGGCAGCATAATGGAGAGCCAGGAAAAAGAGCGCCGGGCCATCGCGCGGGAGCTGCACGACGAGCTGGGCCAGGTGCTCACTGCCCTGCGCATCGACGCGGTGTGGCTGCGCCAACGCCTGAGCGAGGCGGACCCCAAGGCCGGGGCCCGGGCCGACACCATGTGCGCCCTGATCGACCAGACCATCAGCGAGGTGCGCGGCATCGCCACCCGCTTGCGCCCGCCCGCCCTGGAGGACCTGGGCCTGGCCGACGCCCTGGAGTGGCACACCAGCGACTTCGAAAAGCGCACCGGCATCGCCTGCGTGTTCAGCTCCAACGGCCTGCCCGAGGTGGAGGACCCCCTGGCCATCGCCACCTACCGCGTGGCCCAGGAGGCGCTGACCAACGTGGCCCGCCACTCCGGGGCCACCGATGTGGAGGTGGAGCTGGCCAGCCATGAGGGCCTTTTGGAGCTCACGGTGCGCGACAACGGCGACGGCTTTTCGGTGGAGCTTTTGAGCGAGGGCGAGGAGCTGGGCATCGCGGGGATGCGCGAGCGCGCCGCCCTGGCCGGGGGCTCGCTGAGCATAAAATCGGCCCCGGGCGCGGGCACCGAGGTTCGCCTGGTCTTGCCCCTCAAGCCCGGCCTGGGAGAGTCGCTATGA
- a CDS encoding response regulator transcription factor: MIKVLLADDHSIVRAGLRSLIEDTGDMVVLVEAADGREAIRQALENPVDVAVVDLSMPGMDGLEVLNQLATAKPELPIIVLTMHEEEQYVVRSISAGAKGYITKRSAPEQLVSAIRQVHGGGRYLSQEAAELLALRVARGEQGSPLDSLSNREVQVLRALALGQTNREIAETYHISVKTVDTYRFRLLKKLNLRNNADLSRFAIAQGLVEP; this comes from the coding sequence ATGATCAAGGTCCTGTTGGCCGACGACCACAGCATCGTACGGGCGGGGCTCCGCAGCCTCATCGAAGACACCGGGGACATGGTGGTCTTGGTGGAGGCGGCCGACGGCCGCGAGGCCATCCGCCAGGCCCTGGAAAACCCGGTGGACGTGGCCGTGGTGGACCTTTCCATGCCCGGCATGGACGGCCTGGAGGTGCTCAACCAGCTGGCCACGGCCAAACCCGAGCTGCCCATCATCGTCTTGACCATGCACGAGGAGGAGCAGTACGTGGTGCGCTCCATCAGCGCCGGAGCCAAGGGCTACATCACCAAGCGCTCGGCCCCGGAGCAGCTGGTCAGCGCCATCCGCCAGGTGCACGGCGGGGGCCGCTATCTCAGCCAGGAGGCGGCGGAGCTTCTGGCCCTGCGCGTGGCCCGGGGCGAGCAGGGCAGCCCCCTGGACAGCCTTTCCAACCGCGAGGTGCAGGTGCTCCGCGCCCTGGCCCTGGGCCAGACCAACCGGGAGATCGCCGAGACCTACCACATCAGCGTGAAAACCGTGGACACCTATCGTTTTCGCCTGCTCAAAAAGCTGAACCTGCGAAACAACGCCGACCTGTCGCGTTTCGCCATCGCCCAAGGCCTGGTCGAACCGTAA
- a CDS encoding TAXI family TRAP transporter solute-binding subunit: MKKALIFALAAALVVGLGMVPAPAMAKDYKVKVGGGPTGGTFNTFANGAAVYIPKVNSDIKASAVGSGGSVENVKRVNNGDSTIGLCYAVDSALGFAGKLPKDSKKYNKIRSMGYLYGAPAQLVVRADSSYKSAMDLKGKRVAVGNAGSGAAASAERFFRHIGVWDHFKPTFLGYSAAASAFKDGKLDAFWVLVGYPNRSIIEASVQVKIRLIDVNKDAVKTGFYKAFAYSPTTIPENTYYKGMPPCETFQDSTILTTNKDVPEALVYKIMKTLWSEKGMQAMVAAKKTFKAMTLQNNFRGASVPLHKGAYKFWTEQGLKIPDNLKPID, translated from the coding sequence ATGAAAAAGGCTCTTATCTTTGCTCTGGCCGCCGCTCTGGTGGTGGGTCTGGGCATGGTGCCGGCTCCGGCCATGGCCAAGGACTACAAGGTCAAAGTCGGCGGCGGCCCCACCGGCGGAACCTTTAACACCTTCGCCAACGGCGCGGCGGTCTACATCCCCAAAGTCAATTCCGACATCAAGGCCAGCGCCGTGGGCAGCGGCGGCTCGGTGGAGAACGTCAAGCGCGTGAACAACGGCGACAGCACCATCGGCCTGTGCTATGCCGTGGACAGCGCCCTGGGCTTCGCGGGCAAGCTGCCCAAGGACTCCAAGAAGTACAACAAGATCCGTTCCATGGGCTACCTCTACGGCGCCCCGGCCCAGCTGGTGGTTCGCGCCGACAGCAGCTACAAGAGCGCCATGGACTTGAAGGGCAAGCGCGTGGCCGTGGGTAACGCCGGTTCCGGCGCCGCCGCCAGCGCGGAGCGCTTCTTCCGCCACATCGGCGTGTGGGACCACTTCAAGCCGACCTTCCTGGGCTACTCGGCCGCGGCCAGCGCCTTTAAGGACGGCAAGCTGGACGCCTTCTGGGTGCTGGTGGGTTATCCCAACCGCTCCATCATCGAGGCTTCGGTGCAGGTCAAGATCCGCCTGATCGACGTGAACAAGGACGCGGTGAAGACCGGCTTCTACAAGGCCTTCGCCTACAGCCCCACCACCATCCCCGAGAACACCTACTACAAGGGCATGCCTCCCTGCGAGACCTTCCAGGACTCCACCATCCTGACCACCAACAAGGACGTGCCCGAGGCGCTGGTCTACAAGATCATGAAGACCCTGTGGTCCGAGAAGGGCATGCAGGCCATGGTGGCCGCCAAGAAGACCTTCAAGGCCATGACCCTGCAGAACAACTTCCGGGGTGCCTCCGTGCCGCTGCACAAGGGCGCCTATAAGTTCTGGACCGAGCAGGGCCTCAAGATTCCGGACAACCTGAAGCCCATCGACTAA
- a CDS encoding TRAP transporter fused permease subunit — translation MSDDPKNKKVDAYDEEAALQDSAVDKEKLDEIVRKDAAVGRSMSGFWAWFTAGLGVFMVLFYFYNAGILPVDTQYFLGIYVLITYILVFINYPATTKRTSQPGYYLDNLIPFVAVGMFAYLMLDMLFLQNPDDPGITFNFLVVIPSVIVAAVFFLPIKHWGWTDREKPIAMDLALAAIAAFVIGYWITEYEALNYRMGSETPLDTAVSIVGILVSLEVARRVLGWSMTLVGVAFLCYAFWGNLLEYIPVLDSFAHTGFAMDRAINHIYLKQEGVFGIMASVLVTYVILFIFFGSFLKASGCSRFFLDLPMALAGRTVGGPAKVAVMASGFFGSVSGSAIANTVSTGAFTIPLMKKAGFRPHVAGAIEPSASIGGMFMPPIMGAGGFLMAEFTEIPYVDIMKMAIFPAAIYFLSVFVMVHFEAKRYGLVGNKDPNAPTAWDILKAQWLLSAPLVIIVVLMLLGYSPGMAAFWATVSCVAVSWTTKDNKMGLKEVLGAMIEGARNTLIIGATVGVIGIIVGTIALTGIGLKFSQIIIELSSGSLPIAILLIGLASLVLGMGVPVTAAYLITAVLAVGAVSEMIAQTQFGMSFRDLEVTPELVQAGYASWALLASHMIVYWFSQDSNITPPVCVAAYAGAAIAGSDPWKTGWTSFKFAKMLYIGPFLFAFAPGFLLGGDWHDIVLAYITITLGTIAFGSLTMGYMLCPTTWYEWVVFAAATALLFFPGLLHSWTPVPKLGADFIGIALVALVYISQKARIKKDPTLTLPIYERQKMQEAAA, via the coding sequence ATGAGCGACGACCCCAAGAACAAGAAAGTCGACGCCTACGATGAGGAGGCAGCCCTCCAGGATTCGGCTGTCGACAAGGAAAAGCTCGACGAGATAGTCCGCAAGGACGCCGCCGTGGGACGCTCCATGAGCGGTTTCTGGGCCTGGTTTACCGCCGGCCTGGGCGTGTTCATGGTCCTGTTCTACTTCTACAACGCGGGCATCCTGCCGGTGGACACCCAGTACTTCCTGGGCATCTACGTGTTGATCACCTATATCCTGGTGTTCATCAACTACCCCGCCACCACCAAGCGCACCAGCCAGCCGGGATATTACCTGGACAACCTCATACCCTTCGTGGCGGTGGGCATGTTCGCGTACCTGATGCTGGACATGCTGTTCTTGCAGAACCCCGATGACCCCGGCATCACCTTTAATTTCCTGGTCGTGATCCCCAGCGTGATCGTGGCGGCCGTCTTCTTCCTGCCTATCAAGCATTGGGGCTGGACCGACCGGGAAAAGCCCATCGCCATGGACCTGGCCCTGGCGGCCATCGCCGCCTTTGTCATCGGCTACTGGATCACTGAGTACGAGGCCCTGAACTACCGCATGGGCTCCGAGACCCCTCTGGACACCGCGGTGAGCATCGTGGGCATCCTGGTGTCCCTGGAGGTGGCCCGCCGGGTGCTGGGCTGGTCCATGACCCTGGTGGGGGTGGCCTTCCTGTGCTATGCCTTCTGGGGCAACCTCCTGGAGTACATCCCGGTTCTCGACTCCTTCGCCCACACCGGCTTCGCCATGGACCGGGCCATCAACCACATCTATCTGAAGCAGGAGGGCGTGTTCGGCATCATGGCCTCGGTGCTGGTCACCTACGTCATCCTGTTCATTTTCTTCGGCAGTTTCCTCAAAGCCTCGGGCTGCTCCCGCTTCTTCCTGGACCTCCCCATGGCCCTGGCGGGCCGCACGGTGGGCGGCCCGGCCAAGGTGGCGGTGATGGCCTCTGGCTTCTTCGGCTCGGTGTCCGGCTCGGCCATCGCCAACACCGTGAGTACCGGCGCCTTCACCATCCCCCTGATGAAAAAGGCGGGCTTTAGGCCCCACGTGGCCGGGGCCATCGAGCCCAGCGCCTCCATCGGCGGCATGTTCATGCCGCCCATCATGGGAGCGGGCGGCTTCCTCATGGCCGAGTTCACCGAGATCCCCTATGTGGACATCATGAAGATGGCCATTTTCCCGGCGGCCATCTACTTCCTCAGCGTGTTCGTGATGGTCCACTTCGAGGCCAAGCGCTATGGCCTGGTGGGCAACAAGGACCCCAACGCCCCCACCGCCTGGGACATCCTCAAGGCGCAGTGGCTGTTGTCCGCGCCCCTGGTGATCATCGTGGTGCTCATGCTCCTGGGCTACTCCCCGGGCATGGCCGCCTTCTGGGCCACGGTGAGCTGCGTGGCGGTTTCCTGGACCACCAAGGACAACAAGATGGGCCTCAAGGAGGTGCTGGGGGCCATGATCGAGGGCGCGCGCAACACCCTGATCATCGGGGCCACGGTGGGGGTCATCGGCATCATCGTGGGCACCATCGCGCTGACCGGCATCGGGCTCAAGTTCAGCCAGATCATCATCGAGCTCTCCAGCGGCTCGCTGCCCATCGCCATCCTGCTCATCGGCCTGGCCTCGCTGGTGCTGGGCATGGGTGTGCCGGTCACGGCGGCCTATCTGATCACCGCGGTCTTGGCCGTGGGCGCGGTCAGCGAGATGATCGCCCAAACCCAGTTCGGCATGAGCTTCCGGGACCTGGAGGTGACTCCCGAGCTGGTTCAGGCGGGCTACGCCTCCTGGGCCCTATTGGCATCACACATGATCGTGTATTGGTTCAGCCAGGACTCCAACATCACGCCACCGGTGTGCGTGGCGGCCTACGCCGGAGCGGCCATTGCGGGCTCCGACCCCTGGAAGACCGGTTGGACCAGTTTCAAGTTCGCCAAGATGCTCTACATCGGGCCTTTCCTCTTCGCTTTCGCACCGGGTTTCCTGCTGGGGGGCGACTGGCATGACATTGTGCTGGCCTACATAACCATCACTCTGGGCACCATCGCCTTCGGCTCACTGACCATGGGGTACATGCTTTGCCCCACCACCTGGTACGAGTGGGTCGTCTTTGCGGCGGCCACCGCCTTGCTGTTCTTCCCGGGCCTCTTGCACTCCTGGACCCCGGTGCCTAAACTGGGGGCCGACTTCATCGGCATAGCCTTGGTGGCGTTGGTCTACATTTCGCAGAAGGCGCGCATCAAGAAGGACCCGACCCTCACCCTGCCCATTTATGAGCGGCAGAAAATGCAGGAGGCAGCGGCATGA
- a CDS encoding universal stress protein, which produces MSLTPIKKVLCAVDFSDYSADVVSDAFTLCDNHGAELLLVNVVNERNYEELERLAGRFEMLDGVAGRAISDKEEQRAKRVREILGAAQDQGLPLDSVTHSSRIAVGLPYERILEVAEEFGADLIIMGAKGRGSLAKALRFGSTAEKVFRRAQCRVMFVR; this is translated from the coding sequence ATGAGCCTGACCCCCATCAAAAAAGTGCTGTGCGCCGTCGACTTCTCGGACTACTCCGCCGACGTGGTCAGCGACGCCTTCACCCTGTGCGACAACCATGGGGCCGAGCTCTTGTTGGTCAACGTGGTCAACGAGCGCAACTACGAGGAGCTGGAGCGCCTGGCCGGCCGCTTCGAGATGCTCGACGGGGTGGCCGGGCGGGCCATCAGCGACAAGGAGGAGCAGCGGGCCAAGCGGGTGCGCGAGATTCTGGGCGCGGCCCAGGACCAGGGCCTGCCCCTGGACTCGGTAACCCACTCCTCGCGCATCGCGGTGGGCTTGCCCTACGAGCGCATCCTGGAGGTGGCCGAGGAGTTCGGCGCGGACCTGATCATCATGGGCGCCAAGGGGCGCGGCTCCCTGGCCAAGGCCCTGCGCTTCGGCTCCACGGCGGAGAAGGTCTTTCGCCGGGCCCAGTGCCGGGTGATGTTCGTGCGCTAG